One segment of Babylonia areolata isolate BAREFJ2019XMU chromosome 24, ASM4173473v1, whole genome shotgun sequence DNA contains the following:
- the LOC143298744 gene encoding tubulin alpha-1A chain-like — protein MRECISVHVGQAGVQMGNACWELYCLEHGIQPDGQMPSDKTIGGGDDSFNTFFSETGAGKHVPRAVFIDLEPTVVDEVRTGTYRQLFHPEQLVTGKEDAANNYARGHYTIGKELVDLVLDRIRKLADQCTGLQGFLIFHSFGGGTGSGFTSLLMERLSVDYGKKSKLEFSIYPAPQVSTAVVEPYNSILTTHTTLEHSDCAFMVDNEAIYDICRRNLDIERPTYTNLNRLIGQIVSSITASLRFDGALNVDLTEFQTNLVPYPRIHFPLATYAPVISAEKAYHEQLTVAEVTNACFEPANQLVKCDPRHGKYMACCMLYRGDVVPKDVNAAIATIKTKRTIQFVDWCPTGFKVGINYQPPTVVPGGDLAKVQRAVCMLSNTTAIAEAWARLDHKFDLMYAKRAFVHWYVGEGMEEGEFSEAREDLAALEKDYEEVGVDSMEGEGDEEGEEY, from the exons CGTGAGTGTATCTCAGTCCACGTGGGTCAGGCCGGCGTGCAGATGGGCAATGCATGCTGGGAGCTGTACTGTCTGGAGCACGGCATCCAGCCCGACGGTCAGATGCCTTCCGACAAAACCATTGGAGGTGGAGACGACTCTTTCAACACTTTCTTCAGTGAAACAGGGGCTGGCAAACATGTACCAAGAGCTGTGTTCATCGACTTGGAACCCACTGTTGTTG ATGAGGTGAGGACAGGCACCTACAGACAGCTGTTCCACCCAGAGCAGCTGGTGACAGGGAAAGAGGACGCGGCCAACAACTACGCCCGCGGTCACTACACCATCGGCAAGGAACTGGTCGACCTGGTGCTGGACAGGATCCGGAAGCTGGCTGACCAGTGCACCGGGCTGCAGGGATTCCTCATCTTCCACTCCTTTGGTGGTGGCACCGGGTCTggcttcacctccctcctcatgGAGCGTCTGTCTGTGGACTACGGCAAGAAGTCCAAGCTGGAGTTCTCCATCTACCCTGCCCCCCAG GTGTCCACGGCAGTGGTGGAGCCCTACAACTCCATCctgaccacccacaccaccctggAGCACTCGGACTGCGCCTTCATGGTGGACAACGAGGCCATCTACGACATCTGCCGCCGCAACCTGGACATTGAGCGCCCCACCTACACCAACCTCAACCGTCTGATCGGCCAGATCGTCTCCTCCATCACCGCCTCCCTGCGCTTTGACGGTGCCCTGAACGTGGATCTGACGGAGTTCCAGACCAACCTGGTGCCCTACCCCCGCATCCACTTCCCCCTGGCCACCTACGCCCCCGTCATCTCTG CGGAGAAGGCATACCATGAGCAGCTGACAGTGGCTGAAGTGACCAACGCTTGTTTTGAGCCGGCCAACCAGCTGGTGAAGTGTGACCCCCGTCACGGCAAGTACATGGCCTGCTGCATGCTGTACCGGGGAGATGTGGTGCCCAAGGACGTCAACGCTGCCATTGCCACCATCAAGACCAAACGCACCATCCAGTTTGTTGACTGGTGTCCCACTGGCTTTAAG gtgggcaTCAACTACCAGCCCCCCACAGTGGTTCCTGGCGGGGACCTGGCCAAGGTGCAGCGTGCCGTGTGCATGCTGAGCAACACCACGGCCATCGCTGAGGCCTGGGCCCGTCTGGACCACAAGTTCGACCTGATGTACGCCAAGCGTGCCTTCGTGCACTGGTACGTGGGTGAGGGCATGGAGGAGGGCGAGTTCTCCGAGGCCCGTGAGGATCTGGCTGCCCTGGAGAAGGACTACGAGGAGGTGGGCGTCGACTCCATGGAGGGCGAGGGTGATGAAGAGGGAGAAGAATATTGA